The Microtus pennsylvanicus isolate mMicPen1 chromosome 5, mMicPen1.hap1, whole genome shotgun sequence DNA segment TCCGAATCCACTGAGGAATAGGacgattttgcttttgtttcttagcCAGGAATCGCTTGATTCTGAAAGTCTTGTGAGAAGACATGGCAAGAAGGCTAGGCGGGCAGGTGGCGCACGATGGCGAAGGAAAGGcgtttgtatatagttttgtattgagttTGAATCACTCGTGTTTAGACAAGaagggagatgatggggaaagcCCTGTCAACCAgtaatctttaagaggtggatcTTAGTTAAGGCATGGCTTCACAGGGACCCAGgtaaaaggtgtgcacctctatgtgtCCCCTCTCTGTGCCTTTTCTGTGGGGACATTGCTGTTCTTGAATTTCTCATTTCCCGCTTCATgagtttttcccttataataaataaaatataattgttttatccttagttagcctggttatttcaactTAAGTTGAGTTGGAATGTCCTGATCTATTTCCAGTTTTGACCACACAGTCACAGAAATTGATATGTGTGCAAGGCTTAGTCATATGCAACAAGCACTGTTTGACTGCAGATGTCCACTACGTCTTGCTCCTACAATCTTTTGGCACCTATTTTCTTCAATGATCCTTGAGACAGGAA contains these protein-coding regions:
- the LOC142850745 gene encoding large ribosomal subunit protein eL39, producing MSSHKTFRIKRFLAKKQKQNRPIPQWIRMKTGNKIRYNSKRRHWRRTKLGL